The DNA sequence ATCCGGGCCGCCTCTGGCGCGGCGTGCCTGTCCTGCCCGCTGGTCCGGTGGCCCGTGGAGGTCAGCCGCCGAACGCCGGGTCGCGCAACGCGGTGGAGAGCATGCTCCGCCAGTCTGCCATGACCGGTAGCCCGGCGAGCGCCCAACGCCGATGTCCGAGCACCGAGTATGCCGGCCGGGCGGCGGGCCGGCGGAAGTCCGCACTGGTGGTGGGGCGGATCCGCGCCGGGTCGAGGCCGCGCAGCGCGAACGCCTCCCGGGCCAGCCCGCACCAGGTCGTCTGCCCGCTCGCCGTACCGTGGTAGATCCCGGCGGGGGCGGTGCCGGCGACCGCCGCCCCGGCCAGCATGACCAGCTGGTCGGCGAGGGCGTACGACCAGGTCGGCTGACCATGCTGGTCGTCGACGACGTCGAGGTGTTCGCGCTCACCGGCCAGCCGCAGCATGGTCGCGACAAAGTTCGGTCCGTGCGCTCCGTAGAGCCACGCGGTCCGCACCACGTAGCCGCGCTCCGGCAGCAGTCGGGCGACGGCCTGCTCGCCGACGAGCTTGCTGCGGCCGTACCCGTTGACCGGCGAGGTCGGGGCGTCCTCCGGGTACGG is a window from the Solwaraspora sp. WMMD792 genome containing:
- the rfbD gene encoding dTDP-4-dehydrorhamnose reductase — encoded protein: MGAAEEARGVVVTAADRWLVTGAGGMLGRDLLAALADHRETRSVTALTRTDLDITDPAAVAAAVDGHQLVINAAAWTDVDGAEEAEDAATAVNGTAVAHLAQACADRGAHLVHVSTDYVFAGDGTSPYPEDAPTSPVNGYGRSKLVGEQAVARLLPERGYVVRTAWLYGAHGPNFVATMLRLAGEREHLDVVDDQHGQPTWSYALADQLVMLAGAAVAGTAPAGIYHGTASGQTTWCGLAREAFALRGLDPARIRPTTSADFRRPAARPAYSVLGHRRWALAGLPVMADWRSMLSTALRDPAFGG